A window of the Equus asinus isolate D_3611 breed Donkey chromosome 20, EquAss-T2T_v2, whole genome shotgun sequence genome harbors these coding sequences:
- the P2RY6 gene encoding P2Y purinoceptor 6 isoform X4, protein MEWNNGTSPAPGSPPTTCVYRENFKRLLLPPVYSVVLAAGLPLNACVIAQICMSRRALTRTAVYTLNLALADLLYACSLPLLIYNYAHSDHWPFGDLACRLVRFLFYANLHGSILFLTCISFQRYLGICHPLATWHKHGGRRAAWLVCGAVWLAVMIQCLPTALFAATGIQRNRTVCYDLSPPALATCYLPYGIALTVIGFLLPFASLLACYCRLAHRLCRQDGPAEPVARERRGKAARMAVVVTAVFAISFLPFHVTKTAYLAVRSTPGIPCPILEAFAAAYKVTRPFASANSVLDPILFYFTQKKFRQRPHELLQKLTAKWQRRGR, encoded by the coding sequence ATGGAGTGGAACAACGGCACAAGCCCAGCTCCGGGCTCACCGCCCACCACCTGCGTCTACCGAGAGAACTTCAAGCGACTGCTGCTGCCACCTGTGTACTCAGTGGTGCTGGCGGCCGGCCTGCCGCTGAACGCCTGTGTCATTGCCCAGATTTGCATGTCCCGTCGGGCCCTGACCCGCACAGCCGTGTACACACTGAACCTGGCCCTGGCTGACCTGCTGTatgcctgctccctgcccctgctCATCTACAACTACGCCCACAGTGACCACTGGCCCTTTGGTGACCTCGCCTGCCGCCTCGTCCGTTTCCTCTTCTACGCCAACCTGCACGGCAGCATCCTCTTCCTCACGTGCATCAGCTTCCAGCGCTACCTGGGCATCTGCCACCCTCTGGCCACCTGGCACAAGCATGGGGGCCGCCGGGCCGCCTGGCTagtgtgtggggctgtgtggcTGGCCGTGATGATCCAGTGCTTGCCCACAGCCCTCTTTGCTGCCACAGGCATCCAACGCAACCGCACCGTCTGCTACGACCTGAGCCCGCCCGCCCTGGCCACCTGCTACCTGCCCTATGGCATAGCCCTCACGGTCATCGGCTTCCTGCTGCCCTTTGCCTCCCTGCTGGCCTGCTACTGTCGCCTGGCCCACCGTCTGTGCCGCCAGGATGGCCCGGCAGAGCCCGTGGCCCGGGAGCGGCGTGGCAAGGCCGCCCGCATGGCTGTGGTGGTGACAGCCGTCTTCGCCATCAGTTTCCTGCCTTTCCATGTCACCAAGACAGCCTACCTGGCGGTGCGCTCTACACCTGGCATCCCCTGCCCCATTCTGGAGGCCTTTGCAGCCGCCTACAAAGTCACGCGGCCCTTTGCCAGTGCCAACAGCGTGCTGGATCCCATCCTCTTCTACTTCACCCAGAAGAAGTTCCGCCAGCGGCCACACGAGCTGCTACAGAAACTCACAGCCAAGTGGCAGCGGCGGGGTCGCTGA
- the P2RY6 gene encoding P2Y purinoceptor 6 isoform X2 — MLRGGNNVELADSWIGRLQPKGPWLWKAESRLRSLSGHRKPGQAAMEWNNGTSPAPGSPPTTCVYRENFKRLLLPPVYSVVLAAGLPLNACVIAQICMSRRALTRTAVYTLNLALADLLYACSLPLLIYNYAHSDHWPFGDLACRLVRFLFYANLHGSILFLTCISFQRYLGICHPLATWHKHGGRRAAWLVCGAVWLAVMIQCLPTALFAATGIQRNRTVCYDLSPPALATCYLPYGIALTVIGFLLPFASLLACYCRLAHRLCRQDGPAEPVARERRGKAARMAVVVTAVFAISFLPFHVTKTAYLAVRSTPGIPCPILEAFAAAYKVTRPFASANSVLDPILFYFTQKKFRQRPHELLQKLTAKWQRRGR; from the exons ATAGGAAGACTGCAGCCAAAAGGACCATGGCTTTGGAAGGCGGAGTCCAGGCTGAGGAG CCTCTCTGGACATAGGAAGCCCGGTCAGGCAGCCATGGAGTGGAACAACGGCACAAGCCCAGCTCCGGGCTCACCGCCCACCACCTGCGTCTACCGAGAGAACTTCAAGCGACTGCTGCTGCCACCTGTGTACTCAGTGGTGCTGGCGGCCGGCCTGCCGCTGAACGCCTGTGTCATTGCCCAGATTTGCATGTCCCGTCGGGCCCTGACCCGCACAGCCGTGTACACACTGAACCTGGCCCTGGCTGACCTGCTGTatgcctgctccctgcccctgctCATCTACAACTACGCCCACAGTGACCACTGGCCCTTTGGTGACCTCGCCTGCCGCCTCGTCCGTTTCCTCTTCTACGCCAACCTGCACGGCAGCATCCTCTTCCTCACGTGCATCAGCTTCCAGCGCTACCTGGGCATCTGCCACCCTCTGGCCACCTGGCACAAGCATGGGGGCCGCCGGGCCGCCTGGCTagtgtgtggggctgtgtggcTGGCCGTGATGATCCAGTGCTTGCCCACAGCCCTCTTTGCTGCCACAGGCATCCAACGCAACCGCACCGTCTGCTACGACCTGAGCCCGCCCGCCCTGGCCACCTGCTACCTGCCCTATGGCATAGCCCTCACGGTCATCGGCTTCCTGCTGCCCTTTGCCTCCCTGCTGGCCTGCTACTGTCGCCTGGCCCACCGTCTGTGCCGCCAGGATGGCCCGGCAGAGCCCGTGGCCCGGGAGCGGCGTGGCAAGGCCGCCCGCATGGCTGTGGTGGTGACAGCCGTCTTCGCCATCAGTTTCCTGCCTTTCCATGTCACCAAGACAGCCTACCTGGCGGTGCGCTCTACACCTGGCATCCCCTGCCCCATTCTGGAGGCCTTTGCAGCCGCCTACAAAGTCACGCGGCCCTTTGCCAGTGCCAACAGCGTGCTGGATCCCATCCTCTTCTACTTCACCCAGAAGAAGTTCCGCCAGCGGCCACACGAGCTGCTACAGAAACTCACAGCCAAGTGGCAGCGGCGGGGTCGCTGA
- the P2RY6 gene encoding P2Y purinoceptor 6 isoform X1: MGTGGAFDSLSQRLCLTGPSALSCEFSLDPSECGNASLEIGRLQPKGPWLWKAESRLRSLSGHRKPGQAAMEWNNGTSPAPGSPPTTCVYRENFKRLLLPPVYSVVLAAGLPLNACVIAQICMSRRALTRTAVYTLNLALADLLYACSLPLLIYNYAHSDHWPFGDLACRLVRFLFYANLHGSILFLTCISFQRYLGICHPLATWHKHGGRRAAWLVCGAVWLAVMIQCLPTALFAATGIQRNRTVCYDLSPPALATCYLPYGIALTVIGFLLPFASLLACYCRLAHRLCRQDGPAEPVARERRGKAARMAVVVTAVFAISFLPFHVTKTAYLAVRSTPGIPCPILEAFAAAYKVTRPFASANSVLDPILFYFTQKKFRQRPHELLQKLTAKWQRRGR, translated from the exons atggggacagggGGAGCATTTGACTCGCTATCTCAAAGGCTCTGCCTTACAGGTCCATCGGCTTTAAGTTGTGAATTCTCTCTGGACCCCAGTGAATGTGGAAATGCCAGTTTGGAG ATAGGAAGACTGCAGCCAAAAGGACCATGGCTTTGGAAGGCGGAGTCCAGGCTGAGGAG CCTCTCTGGACATAGGAAGCCCGGTCAGGCAGCCATGGAGTGGAACAACGGCACAAGCCCAGCTCCGGGCTCACCGCCCACCACCTGCGTCTACCGAGAGAACTTCAAGCGACTGCTGCTGCCACCTGTGTACTCAGTGGTGCTGGCGGCCGGCCTGCCGCTGAACGCCTGTGTCATTGCCCAGATTTGCATGTCCCGTCGGGCCCTGACCCGCACAGCCGTGTACACACTGAACCTGGCCCTGGCTGACCTGCTGTatgcctgctccctgcccctgctCATCTACAACTACGCCCACAGTGACCACTGGCCCTTTGGTGACCTCGCCTGCCGCCTCGTCCGTTTCCTCTTCTACGCCAACCTGCACGGCAGCATCCTCTTCCTCACGTGCATCAGCTTCCAGCGCTACCTGGGCATCTGCCACCCTCTGGCCACCTGGCACAAGCATGGGGGCCGCCGGGCCGCCTGGCTagtgtgtggggctgtgtggcTGGCCGTGATGATCCAGTGCTTGCCCACAGCCCTCTTTGCTGCCACAGGCATCCAACGCAACCGCACCGTCTGCTACGACCTGAGCCCGCCCGCCCTGGCCACCTGCTACCTGCCCTATGGCATAGCCCTCACGGTCATCGGCTTCCTGCTGCCCTTTGCCTCCCTGCTGGCCTGCTACTGTCGCCTGGCCCACCGTCTGTGCCGCCAGGATGGCCCGGCAGAGCCCGTGGCCCGGGAGCGGCGTGGCAAGGCCGCCCGCATGGCTGTGGTGGTGACAGCCGTCTTCGCCATCAGTTTCCTGCCTTTCCATGTCACCAAGACAGCCTACCTGGCGGTGCGCTCTACACCTGGCATCCCCTGCCCCATTCTGGAGGCCTTTGCAGCCGCCTACAAAGTCACGCGGCCCTTTGCCAGTGCCAACAGCGTGCTGGATCCCATCCTCTTCTACTTCACCCAGAAGAAGTTCCGCCAGCGGCCACACGAGCTGCTACAGAAACTCACAGCCAAGTGGCAGCGGCGGGGTCGCTGA
- the P2RY6 gene encoding P2Y purinoceptor 6 isoform X3, translated as MPVWSLSGHRKPGQAAMEWNNGTSPAPGSPPTTCVYRENFKRLLLPPVYSVVLAAGLPLNACVIAQICMSRRALTRTAVYTLNLALADLLYACSLPLLIYNYAHSDHWPFGDLACRLVRFLFYANLHGSILFLTCISFQRYLGICHPLATWHKHGGRRAAWLVCGAVWLAVMIQCLPTALFAATGIQRNRTVCYDLSPPALATCYLPYGIALTVIGFLLPFASLLACYCRLAHRLCRQDGPAEPVARERRGKAARMAVVVTAVFAISFLPFHVTKTAYLAVRSTPGIPCPILEAFAAAYKVTRPFASANSVLDPILFYFTQKKFRQRPHELLQKLTAKWQRRGR; from the exons ATGCCAGTTTGGAG CCTCTCTGGACATAGGAAGCCCGGTCAGGCAGCCATGGAGTGGAACAACGGCACAAGCCCAGCTCCGGGCTCACCGCCCACCACCTGCGTCTACCGAGAGAACTTCAAGCGACTGCTGCTGCCACCTGTGTACTCAGTGGTGCTGGCGGCCGGCCTGCCGCTGAACGCCTGTGTCATTGCCCAGATTTGCATGTCCCGTCGGGCCCTGACCCGCACAGCCGTGTACACACTGAACCTGGCCCTGGCTGACCTGCTGTatgcctgctccctgcccctgctCATCTACAACTACGCCCACAGTGACCACTGGCCCTTTGGTGACCTCGCCTGCCGCCTCGTCCGTTTCCTCTTCTACGCCAACCTGCACGGCAGCATCCTCTTCCTCACGTGCATCAGCTTCCAGCGCTACCTGGGCATCTGCCACCCTCTGGCCACCTGGCACAAGCATGGGGGCCGCCGGGCCGCCTGGCTagtgtgtggggctgtgtggcTGGCCGTGATGATCCAGTGCTTGCCCACAGCCCTCTTTGCTGCCACAGGCATCCAACGCAACCGCACCGTCTGCTACGACCTGAGCCCGCCCGCCCTGGCCACCTGCTACCTGCCCTATGGCATAGCCCTCACGGTCATCGGCTTCCTGCTGCCCTTTGCCTCCCTGCTGGCCTGCTACTGTCGCCTGGCCCACCGTCTGTGCCGCCAGGATGGCCCGGCAGAGCCCGTGGCCCGGGAGCGGCGTGGCAAGGCCGCCCGCATGGCTGTGGTGGTGACAGCCGTCTTCGCCATCAGTTTCCTGCCTTTCCATGTCACCAAGACAGCCTACCTGGCGGTGCGCTCTACACCTGGCATCCCCTGCCCCATTCTGGAGGCCTTTGCAGCCGCCTACAAAGTCACGCGGCCCTTTGCCAGTGCCAACAGCGTGCTGGATCCCATCCTCTTCTACTTCACCCAGAAGAAGTTCCGCCAGCGGCCACACGAGCTGCTACAGAAACTCACAGCCAAGTGGCAGCGGCGGGGTCGCTGA